aaactgcggccctccagctgctgcaggactacatctcccataatgctccttcagctaaggggctggctgaggagtatgggagatgtagtcctgcagcagctggagggccgcagtttgagcacCCCTGATTTAGCGTATAGTCTGtgggatttgggaaaagtgacagatttgtTCTATTCACAAAGTTGCGGGTTCTTTGTGGGGTTATAACGCTGCGCCGCTGCCCCCTCTTGGCCCCACCTGGTACATCATTATTTAATGGCTGCAAAAGCTCTGAAAAGAAACGCATTTTCCGTACATTCtgcttatttattttgctgGCTTGTCATGTGACGCGCAACCCCGAGCTCAGCTCCCAAACTGCGCTTGCTGATTGCTTTCTGGCAGTCCTCGATAACTCCGTGTGTTCACTCTGTAAGTCGCTTGGTCCTGTTGGGGCCGTGGAGCCTCAGAGCCGAAAGATACTTTGTTCGTTTAAACGGACAGCAACACCCGCATTCCCCGTAACGAGCGCTTGTTTTATTTACTGACTGCTTTCTGTCTCGTCGCAGTTGTCTACCCAGCAAAAAATTATAATTGAGACGCAATAAGAGAAATCTTTAATAACTTAACAAtctataaaatgaaacaataatttaattaaccACTTCAATCGCTCGTATCAGATCTGTAAATCTGCCCCCCCcgttataaatttatataaaacacagtATTTGGTGTTTATCTTTATCAGATAGAAGAACTGCATTTGTAATCTGCGTACCATCGGAAGACTAACTTCCCCAGAACCACAGAGGCCGGGGTAACGGCAAGCGAATGGGGGTCCCGTGCTGCTGCTTGGGTGCACCCCTCACCAGCTCCTAAATATTTCTGTCCGTCTCTCTGAATAGTAAATTAATTTGTGAAACTGGCTTTCGTCATCGCGATACTAGCTCTGCCGCGTTCGCGGTGTTCGTTTGGCTCGGCGTCGCATTCATTTGGAGCAACTTGTGCaattaacatacctgggaacttcccagccCCCCCCAGCTCTCCTCTCCCAGCACTTTATAGGAGCAGGAAGGGGCTGCGGTTACATTAAGGAGAAGGGATTCTCCCCTGGAAGTGTCCCCGAGGCCTGGTTATCGGCTCTGGTCTCTGTGGCCCCCGTGTGAAATCCATAGTGTTGCTGGGTATGACATCTGATTTCAGTTCCGTTTGTTCCCGGCCCCCGGGGCCGATCTTGCCGTCCAGCTATACAAATGTCGGTTTGAGGTCCTCTTTGAAGTTTACGACCGGTTGCTGCGACCACCCATACAGCTGGTCCGCGGTGTCTGCCTCCGAGGTGCAGCTGTCGCTGGAGTCGTATAGCTTGGGAAAACACAGTTCGCAGTAAGGCCTGTGACAATAACAAAAAGCCTCGTCCGAGCTGCTCGAGTCGGTCTCTGTACAGGACGTTTGAGATCCGGGCCCCCCAAATATCCCCATCCCGTGTGCTTCCGGTCCTGATTGGCGGCACTTTGTAATAGAAACCGATATGGCGGAGCAGCCTGTCCTTGTCATTAACCTTGGGACACCGTTCTCTTTAATGTTCTGCTCCTGTCCCGTCGGGTCACCCAGGTCTGTGGTCTCGATGGCTGGAAGCGGGTGATTTCGAGTGAAGTCATCAGAAGCCCCTTTCGTGTTGCTCTCACCTGGGTGGGCCGCTCTCTCGCCTCTTGTGACCCTACCCCTGTTACACCTGCTCCAGTTACCTTTTCTCATGATATAGCAGGCAGGTGGAGGCACTGAGCTGGGACCCTGAGTGTTAGTAGGGAGACTCCTTTGATTGTGAGCGTGCCCTCGTCTTCTTCGTGTAAGGTAAGGGGACAAGCTGAGACACACCTTGTGAAGACCCTCGGTGGAAAGGGGTGCGTGTTCTCTGTGGACGCTGTGGCTGGCCCGTCTCTGCCTTCTGGGGGATAAACGACTGGACCCCGGCAACGTCTCCACGCTGAGCTCCTTCAGAATCTCTTGGAGTTTATCACTACTGACGTAGTTCACCTTCCTCGATAATTGCTCCCAGTCTTCGTATGCGCTTCGCCCGTTAACCTCTGGGTGGCGGCACTGAGCTGCATAAATGTTCTCGGTGAAACTCACATTCCTGGAGTTTGATGTCAGCTGATTAGCTGGACCGGAGCCCCCGGAGGGGTCAGAATCCTTGCACCGTAACTCATTTTGTACGTCAGTGTGGTCGGGTGAGACATCTGACTGATGTCCAGGAGAAGGATCCTGCCCGGCTCCTTGAACGTCCTCCGCCTCGCACGCTTTGGATCCCGGATCACACGTGGTTGATTCTGGGTTTGGTCCTTTCACGGCTGCTTCACCTGAAGTAGCTTCAATGTGTTGATCAGCTGATGCCGAAGGAGACGAAGCGATTATCTCACTGCCTTCCGTCGCATCAAAACTTTCTTCGGACTTAAGTAGCTGAACCAGCTTGTCCTTGGCGCTGTTCACCTGCTCCTGGAGGCTTTCTATAACAGCATTTTTCTGTGGGAAGTATCAAACGACACTTAATCACAACCAGGAAACCTTTTATTAATGATAACAGTAAataacgagaaaaaaaaaaacttaatcaaATTTTGGTAAAAGTACTTGAGTAGaagttgatatattttatttggccAACATGGATGTTTTATGGATATATATGAGCGAGTGCTTGTAACTAAACAGGATCTGCTTAACGGTCTAAAATGTGAGTGCCTGGAACAGCCTCCTGCCCAACGTGGTACAGAAGAACACAGCTGCAGAACCGAGATAAAGCCACACAGGTCCCTTTCTGGGGTATTCTCACCTCGGTCAGAAGTCTTCTCATGGACGTGTTCTCTCCGAGCAGTTGGTAGATCTGTTCCTCGCTGTACATGGATCGGAAGCTCTTGCTGGGGCTATTGAAATACTTGGCCATCTGGACTACGCTGTTACTTTGTTCTTCCTCAAACTGCCTCCACTGCAGTAACTGGGATGTGGGGCAGATAACCAAACAGGTTTTGGCGAGCGAAATGAATACAGAGAGAAAGGCAGGAATGGTCAAGTTACAAAAATACCGGTATTGGCCATTTCTAgttttgtgcattcagattcctgatctattttatttattttttgccaatTTTATTAATTGGTGTGAATGTTCAAAAATGTGGGGCccccaaagaaacaaacaaaagcaagcATCTCCCCAGTATCAGCTCTGTTAGGCTTCCCGGAGCGCCCCGGCCGCAGGAGTCCGAGGCTGGAATAATGCagacttctctttctctgcgaaTCTGTTCTCCAGTCGCCCTGTTGAGGAAGCGCTCCAGGAGGCTGAGTTAACGCAGCTGATACCTGGGAGAACCCGGCCAAGAAAGAAGACGGAACAACAGAGCTGCGTAGATGAATTTCGTATCCGAATGGAAAAAGACTCTGAATTTCGTCTGAACTGAAAGGGcatgaaattaaatttgttgcccgaaaacgaATGGAACAAAAATAGCATTTGCACAAATCTAGCCATTTCTTTAATGCATTCAAGATGGGGATCTTTTGTTTGGGAGCTTGAATTATAACCGCTAGCCCATCCACTCCTGCTCACCTGTTCCAGACTCCAGATTAAGGAGGCCGTGACacagaaaaccaaaaacatatgGACGGAAAGTAGAAATAAACCCTAAATGTCCCGGAACTCTTTGTTTCGGTTACCTGCGGGATGAAGACGAGGCAGTTGATGGTGGTGCTGCAGATGAGGATGCTCCCGGATGTTATCCCATACACCAGGTTGGGCCAAGAGTAAAAGTAACGATTAATTAAAATCACGGCACCAGCAGCTAAAATCACCAGGGCGCTCCCGACCATGATGACCAAGGACTGGTTGACCGGCGGAGAGCTGATGTTACGAGTCAGACCAGCCAAGTAACTTCCATAAACCAGAAGGGCTCCCTGCGAGAATCGGGATACAAAGACTGACGGGTAACTAAGTGTCAAGGATACGGTCTGCATTAACTCCAAACGCGCACCAGGTTCTGATAAAACGCTCCTACCTTAAACCCACCGAGAAGGCCTATCCAGAGATCAGCGTATAGGGAGGCGCAGAAGTTGGTGCTGGAGACGGCACAGAGCATCCTGTGACCTGCGGCCTGGGAAAAGGTAAGAGGTGGCTCATTCTCACAAGGTAATTGGGGCGATGAGCAAAATAAGGTGGTTTTGGCTCTTATGTTTGTATAGACAGCGTGCCGATTCTTAAATAAACTCACTCTGATGCTGGCAGCTGCCATCCGTACGCACGACACAGGGTCAGACAGGACCCAGACAAGGAGTAACAGGGAGTCGGCAAACAGGAGCAGAGCAACCAGGCCAAGCAGTGTTAGATCCTTAATGATCTGCGGAAGAAAGTATTGGACGCGGTTAGGAGCCGCCACCATCCTGCACATGAAAAGGACCTGCTTCTGGATCTTTAATAGCAGCTTGTAGTCCGCGGGTTAATGGCGGCTCTCGCCCTCCTGCTGGTGGCCACTTGGAAGAGCTGCTCTTACAGTGTACCGGCCACCGGCCACTAATATGGGAGCCTGACGGGAAATGCGTTAGTAGCAACAAGATGGTCCAAGCTCTATAAACCTTACTGTGCGATGTCTTCGTTATAATGTATGGTTCTGTAACTGCGAGGTTAAAGTCttcatactttttgcttttatatatatatgattattttcatgttcGCGGTTGGGTTAGAGATGGGATTTTTGTGAGGGGGCAGTTGTATCGCTTACCACCCGTTTATCGGGAACACGGTGTGAAAATACTCTGTGGAGCCGCCAGCTCTTCCCCAGCAGAGGTCCAAAGACCAACGTGATTCCCACATACAGAAGGCTGATCCGCACCTGGGGCACACAACAAACAAAAGGCAGCGAGAGGTGGAAATTCTTTCTTCTGATACAAACAAATCTGTTTTCCAGAGGCTTGGGGTTGGTTAATAAAGAGGTTTTGGAGAAGTAGGACAATAGGAGGATGAAGATGCTGACGGAGGGGGATGGAGAGGAGAACATGGATGGGAAAGAACCAAACAAGATCCACATAGACGGTAACATCGCTGACTGCGTGGCCTTTGGACAGGTAAGGCGTGGAGGCCGGATGGGGTTGATGCTCACCTGAATGACAGTTTCCATGGAAATGAGGGGTTCTTGTACCAGGAAGAGGAAGGCGCTGATGTAAGAGAGAGCGCTGCCCAATAGGATAACCAGGTTCAGATTGGGACTGGACATCTTCACAATCCTGAAACAACACAGCCTGTAGTGTGACGCTGAACACAACCCACCGTACCCCGGCACCGAGACACACAGTCTCTACAGACACACAGACCATACAGATGGCTGCGGTATAGAGCATTGAACTAAACAGCCACGGACACTTTAGGAGCGTTCGCACACTCACTGTACCGACACGAAGTTACCAACCTGTTCCCGCGGAACCTCACGGTGAAGATACAGAAGAAGACGGCGAGGAGGAGGCCGCAGGAGAGAAGTGACCCAGAAACCCCCAAGATGGCGGCAGAGATCCGTGTTCTGTCTGGCGGCTGTAGGGAAAAGAGATTATGATAGTATGTATTTCTTAATCCCCTCTACGATGTTTTGGGCATACCCCTCATTCCTTACCCTGGACACTCTGCAGACCTCCTGAAGGACCCCCAGAGCCTCCTCTCTATCCAAAGTGGTCTCCAAACGACTCTGTGATAGGTCAGTGCAATTCAGGGCCGGCTCCATATCCCAGGCACCGTCAGTGGCTCTTCCATAGGTCTCCAGCAAGATGGGGGACAGCTAGGGCCGGTGCAGGACCCTCAGTCACCCCCTGAGTCCTGGATACTTAATCTTTCACAAAATGTGAAAGATTACTGGTAGGAAGGGGTTCTATTCTTGTGGGGTAAAAGCTGAAGCTTCATTTCTGCTGTCCCATTGGGGTTGAGTGGTAACAGTCCGGTGTGAGGATGCGCTCTTGGCTGAAGAATTGGCGCTCAACGATCCGGTGCAGTACCTGTCACCCGTCACTAGATGGCAGGCTGTGTCTTTCGGTGTATCTGGCGGGGGACATCGGTCGCTCCCAGTATAGAGAAGTCGCTCTGCAGAGACAGACGGGGAGAGTTCAGGCCGTGTGAGAGATTTCTCAGACCCAAACTTACCTGACTGCAAACCGTGCCTGCAATCAACATCAACCCCATGGCACTGAGCAGCCCTGCGAGACCTCTCTGAAACCACACCGGGGTCATCGCTAAAGGGGCAGAACTGAAGGAGACGGCTGCACAAGTTACCCCGTTACACCCATGGGGGAATTGTTACCTCACAGTTAAAAATGCAAAGCTAGTGTTATGGAGTTATTTTAAACCCAATTTCATGACAGTTTCTACAAATCAAAATGCTTTATATGCACTAAATACAGCCAGCCGGTCCTTTGGCTTAAATCACTttgccccctctcctcccctgatgtccctctctcctcccctgatgcccctctctcctcccccgatgcccctcttttctaggaggtcagaatgtttgctgggtatgaggggatcgcagggttctacagccctaaaagccccgataatgtgtatagaaacagcagggaacggctttataaattaaacggggtaaataaaccccattattcttcttctaaatgccccactcagcaTGGCTCTTATTGTCACCCAATAAATGGCGAGAAGGTGGCCTCGAAACATCTCTGGTATTTTATTTAGCTATTATAGAACCGTCAGTTTTTGTGATTTCCGCgttgttttgggtttaattccgTCTCTTTTGCTGCTGAAACTATTTTTATGACTATTTTTAAGCCAAGTCAGCAGAAAGCTCTCAGGCTCCCGCTCTTTGGCGACCTCTCATTACTGGGCGATGATTGCGGAGGAACCACCTCGTCTTTCAGGCCCTTACTCACGCTGCTCCAGGTGGGGGGCTTTTGTGCTGCTTTTATGCCGCTCTTTGCTGATTGGGGGGGTCTGGTGCGGCCCCCGTTGCTTTTCCAGAGACGTTTACTGCAACCGGAGCAGCGAGGAGAGGAAGCCTCGTGTGCAGCGGATCAGAACATATTGGATGTTACGAGGAAAGCATCTTAGTGACGTCAGAGATGCCTGGGGTATGAGGCAATCAAGCAGGGCATGGGGGGTAAGTAATGACCCTGGCCTGGGCGGGGGGTGAGTTATGACCCTGGCCTGGGCGGGGGGGGTGAGTTATGACCCTGGCCTGGGCGGGGGGTGAGTTATGACCCTGGCCTGGGTGGGGGGTGAGTTATGACCCTAGCCTGGGGGGGGTGAGTAATGACCCTGGCCTGGGGTACTAAGCCTCCAGACAGTCCAGGTCGGGCACGTTCTCCGGATTCTCAGGTCTGAACAGGCGCGAGACTCGAAGGTAACCAGCTGGACCCCATCGCCTCTCGCTCAAGCAGCCAACGGTCTGCGCCCCTCAGCCTGGGGTAATTGTGTCGGCTCAGGCAAGGAgcggctccgggtagccggtgCCAGGTATACTGACACGGCTCCCGCGTTCGATGCCATTGCCCAGAACCTGCTGACATTCGCCGCCGAAAACAATGCCGCGTTTCAAAACGGCCAAAACTTGATCTTTTCGTGAATGAAGCTTTAGCTGGAATTGAAGCGAGTTTAGTATCCGGCTTACGGATGAAAATAcccaaaaatgtcaaaaatcaCACGATAAAAGAGTTCTTTGTCCCAAAAAGACGCCGCCGTGTCTTGGTTTACAAATGGCTGCGTCCAGGACTGGCGACGTATTACAGCAAGAAGCGGGTGTGGGGCCGAACCGACGGGCAAAAGCAACAGAGAAATACCCCAAGCAAAGCGGGCATCTGCCCCACGTGACGGGATATCAGGAAAAACATCcccaaaaatgtgtaaaaatatcTGCGCGTAGCGTTTGCGGCTCACAAATCAAAAGTCGCAAAATCCAGCCGCTTTGAGTTTCCCATGTCGGGGTTTGGggcatttaaaatgctgccccctgcagtacgTGGGGGGTATCACTGAGTGATTCTGGGGATCCGCACGCAGCTGCCTTTCTATAAAGCGtctgaatgaataaaaaaaccctgaaacagCACGAAAATAGTTAATTATTGCCGGTCCAGGGGGGCCGTGTAATGGTTAATTACCGCAGCTCTAAGGCGAGTCGTAAGCCCTCGTTACCGAGCCCGGACCCTTCTTACCTGCAGCCCGTCCCGGTCAGCGAGTGTTAGCTCCTCAGCTCCGGCTCTGATGTGTCTGAGCTAGCTGGGAGGACTGGAAGTCCCAGCAGCCGGACGGGGGGCTGGAAGGGTCGGGGGGCCGGTAACGCCCTGTATGACTGACACGCTGGACAGAGCTGATTTTTAGCTCGGCGGGAGATGGCAGACACAGCTTGGTATGTAGCGTGGAGCCCCGGACGCAGCACGTCACATGTCAGCCCACGCTCCTCATGGCACCAACTTCATAACGTGCTTTCATATAATGAGATCCGGCCCCATGCGGGGTTACCGAGCCGCGGGCTTACAGGCCGGGGACCCCCGCAGCCAACGCGCCAAACATCCCACCCCGTGCATTTACAACGTGTTTCACTTACACACCATCTGTACTGTGCGTACCTTCTCTGTAACTacactatgacatcatcaccaaaaacattttcaggCTGCAGCTGACAGTGGAATTCTGATACATCGAGCTGTAGTGCTGTCTGACCTCATCGAAAGCTCTAATCAGTGAAATCGCGGGGCTGATTCGCcatttttaccctttttgaaTCCCTCTTTAGTTCTTCATTCTTACGAGAGCTTTCTGCGCGTCACACGCTTTCTTGGATTCCTTTACAGTGTTTGTTTCCACTGGAAGTCTATTCCAGGCACCTACTACCCTTTTCGTAATCTTCTTAACAATGAGATATAGATAATTACCGCAGATCCAACCAGCCCGTTTGGCAGCCattgtgtgacatcataattatTTGGGAGaatggatacatttatttatatgccaACCCAGAGAACGCTAATAGCATCCAGATATCAcgggactacaactcccatcaggcTCATTCAGCCTGGAACATTCCCATGGCATCTTCTTGGCGTTTGTCTTGACCCGGGGGCCAGTAAAGCCTTTGATGTCAGACACAATGCGACGGATACAACACGTTACATTTGTTTGCCGTGAGTGTAAACAGTGAGTGTAAACAATGCGTGTAAACAATGAGTGTAAACGATGGCGCCGTGAGGGCTCTGTTGCTAAGTTTGGTGTCCTGAGGGTGAGTAGAGGGGAATTCTTCAAAGCAGACAATAGAATTATTTCGCTCGGAGCTCCTGACACCATGCGCCGCGTGACAACCTGTCAATCACCCCGGCAGCCGCTTCCACCGACACCCTGCGGCAGGCCGGATGATGGCCGTCGGAAGGAGGGCAAAATGAGATACAGTAAAGAGGCAGCCGAGGCCCCCACAAAATCCacgattaacaaaaaaaactaaatctatTCAACGGAAACCTAAAATCACTAAGTTACAGCATTTTATAAACGCGGCGGATCCGGCGTGACGAGGAAATCCCGGAGCCGATACATTTTATCAGTAActttatgtcattttaatgtCAAATCAGTTCACAAAATCAACTTTCACTGAAGACTCAGAACccaatgcctatcccatgcatgtttaaccccttaaggacaatgggcagtccctaaacccattgaaaacaatgcattttgagcccgtatatgtatgggctttgtcatgaaggggttaataccctcactgtattaccctctaccacctctgctgggaggctgttccactttttcatctaaatcgCACTTCTCTTTGTGCTATGTGTATCTGTATCCTCCGTGAACAAAGGACATGTGATCTCTGCTCCCGAGTGGAGCGTCGGCGGCATTAATAAAACAGGAGTCGCCGGCGGCCAGATGCTGCCGAGTAATTCCATTCTTTAACTCGTTGCACGGAGACGATGTATTTATCAGGACGGAGACGTTATTTGGGAAACAATAAAATTCGGCCCGACCTGCAACCCTCTAATCAATAAAAATGGGGCGAGAGGGGTGAACGGGGCGAAATGttctataatttataaataaacgaTTTCACGTTTTAGTGAAATAATGTTTACGGTTTAAATGAAATGGGTCATGTGACCTGCAGACTGACACTTTGCTGTTACCATGACAACTGCAAACCTCAAGGCATTCTGCCTTTTAACCCTGGGTGAAACATTCTAGTGCCCCCCCccgtcccaaggagcttacatcATATCACCGCTTCCAGGGGGGCTCTGGGTGTGTGGGGGGTCCCATCTCTGACATAATCAGCAGAAATCACCACGTTCTACTTTGAATTAATTCTGAAATACTAAAAAATTGTCATTGATATTAAATCGACGAGCCTCATCCGGACAGATCCCAACAGAGTCTGAGCTGAAACTAGATGGTGACAaggaggtagataagtggaatagcctcccagcagaagtggtagagggtaatacagtgagggtattaaacatgcatgggattgacatacggctcctgaatctaagacgggcttaaggtttgagtcgttacagcagcagaaacgggcgactagacgggggccggatggggccgatctgctggcgggtTCCAGGTTTCTGTGTGATGGGGCTGGTCACTTACATGCGGTCCTGCGCGTCGCCCTCACCGGTACCTCCGTTACAGCTGATGCTGCGATCCGGTTCCGCTCTGCGCTCTCACGGCCCCCGGCGTTGGGTTACGTCCCCCCGAAAGCGTTTGTTCCCCGGGTAACCTGACCCCACGGCAGCCGGTAACGTCTCCGCCAGACGCTGCTCTCCGAACCCATCCAAACCGAGCGTATTTTTGGGGACACACCTTCCTACCTGCTGGGAGGGGCTCCAGTCGTCACGGCGATTCGTGTCACCCACCTGGTGCTGCCGGCGCAGACAGTAAGATGACTCTCCACCAACCAGCAACAACCATTTCCATTCCAGTATAACCAGTCCCAGTTACCCGGTGACTACCTACCATGCGTTCCCAAAGCGATCGCAGTTCTCCTGGAATGAAACGCCTGGAGCCCGTTTGGTGAATGTCTGAACATGCGCAGCTCTTACATTCAGCAGCtgtatgccgatcccatgcgtgtttaataccctcgctttattaccctctaccacctctgctgggaggctgttctactaaTATACCACCCCCACAGTAatgacattaatattttaaagcttCTCAATCcgaggagaaatctgattgccttttggagtcaagaaggaaattTTACCCCTAAAtgtgaaaataagaaaaatcacTGAATTGGGGTTTATTTTGCCTTCTTTAGGATCAAAAGCAGAAGGATCGTAAAAGAGGGGCTGGTTTTTTGGAACCTAAATGACCGCGTTACTGAGTGACATGGCGTAGCCGGCCGCGGAATCTCTGTCCAAAACGCGGTATTTTCAGCATTTTGAGGATGGGGTGAAGCGTTTCAGTTTGTTGGGCGTCCCGGGGCATGCGCAGCCGTAAAGCGTCTCGCCCTTCCTCCCCGTAACAATGTAATAGATTAAGAAGCGCAACTTACGTCACGGGATCGTTCGGAGCAGAAGCCGGGCCGCGTCACGTATGACACACGTCTGTTTCGGCACTTAGTAGATAAAGCgctttgtttatacataaacacGCCGCAGGAAACTCGCCCCCCGCGTTCCTGGAAAACAAGCGTCTGTCATCCATGCGCGGATTAAGCCGACACTCATCGCAGAAAATCGCGGGCGGCGCAGGGAGCTTGCGTTTCATAAACAGGCGATAAAGGGTGCGAGTCCGAGAGCCACGAAAAGGACCCGAAAAATGCGGGCGAGGAGACCCTGCGGCGGGCGAGGAGACCCTGCGGCGGGCGCAGCCACCGACGCGCTCTCTGAATTATAATCCGGACGCATCGCCGCGGCTCAAGAACGTTTCCGGGGATCTAACGGGGTTTTTAATCTCTTCTGATGTTCCGTACGGATTTACCCCTCTGCGGCTACTAAAACTGCCCATCTGGCTCCCGAATTCCACATATTGTGCCAATCTTCTGACCCACGCATCGAAAAAGGGGGGCGCtgattgggagtaatcagtacactaaaaacaaAACTCATCGTACACGGGGCGTCTGAAGCCATTACttactgccactaatccttttctataaaatatgcaaattgaaataaagtaaataacagaAAACCTTTAATTTTCCTCACTGATTGAGATGACcgaatacacaccaggacaggctctgccacaccgacacccaaacacacacaccaggacaatctctgccacaccgacacccagacacacacacaccaggacaggctctgccacaccgacacccaaacacacacacaccaggacaggttctgccacaccgacacccagacacacacaccaggacaatctctgccacaccgacacccaaacacacacacaccaggacaatctctgccacaccgacacccagacacacacacaccaggacaggctctgccacaccgacacccaaacacacacacaccaggacaggttctgccacacagagacccaaacacacaccaggcaATCTCTGCCACCCACatccgaacacacacacaccaggacaggttctgccacacagacacccagacacacacactccaggacaatctctgccacactgacacccagacacacacaccaggacaggttctgccacacagacacccacatccggacaggctaagctacaacaataaaaaaatatctattttaacacagccagcactatgtgtattgatgcccccagcctgcccctccaTTCAGTATTGATTTATGAGATGGGCCCCAGCTGTGCTGTGCCCCTTCTGTGCCCCCATTTCGGCCCCCATCTAAATCTACCAATTACTGCACAGCTTAGCGAATAAAGACCTTTTGTAAATACACATTCTCAGTGAAATCGGT
This sequence is a window from Spea bombifrons isolate aSpeBom1 chromosome 2, aSpeBom1.2.pri, whole genome shotgun sequence. Protein-coding genes within it:
- the GPR156 gene encoding probable G-protein coupled receptor 156; protein product: MEPALNCTDLSQSRLETTLDREEALGVLQEVCRVSRPPDRTRISAAILGVSGSLLSCGLLLAVFFCIFTVRFRGNRIVKMSSPNLNLVILLGSALSYISAFLFLVQEPLISMETVIQVRISLLYVGITLVFGPLLGKSWRLHRVFSHRVPDKRVIIKDLTLLGLVALLLFADSLLLLVWVLSDPVSCVRMAAASIRAAGHRMLCAVSSTNFCASLYADLWIGLLGGFKGALLVYGSYLAGLTRNISSPPVNQSLVIMVGSALVILAAGAVILINRYFYSWPNLVYGITSGSILICSTTINCLVFIPQLLQWRQFEEEQSNSVVQMAKYFNSPSKSFRSMYSEEQIYQLLGENTSMRRLLTEKNAVIESLQEQVNSAKDKLVQLLKSEESFDATEGSEIIASSPSASADQHIEATSGEAAVKGPNPESTTCDPGSKACEAEDVQGAGQDPSPGHQSDVSPDHTDVQNELRCKDSDPSGGSGPANQLTSNSRNVSFTENIYAAQCRHPEVNGRSAYEDWEQLSRKVNYVSSDKLQEILKELSVETLPGSSRLSPRRQRRASHSVHREHAPLSTEGLHKVCLSLSPYLTRRRRGHAHNQRSLPTNTQGPSSVPPPACYIMRKGNWSRCNRGRVTRGERAAHPGESNTKGASDDFTRNHPLPAIETTDLGDPTGQEQNIKENGVPRLMTRTGCSAISVSITKCRQSGPEAHGMGIFGGPGSQTSCTETDSSSSDEAFCYCHRPYCELCFPKLYDSSDSCTSEADTADQLYGWSQQPVVNFKEDLKPTFV